Below is a window of candidate division WOR-3 bacterium DNA.
AGAATATGACCTCGAACCGATTGACAGATCATTTTCAATTTTTTTGAACAACTCTTTATCCACCATTTTTTTTTACAATAATTTTTTGCTTTTATTCGTAGCAAAAACTTCTCTTATTTGATAATTGTTAATTACTAGTTGTTGATTGATAATTGTTAAGGAGGAAATGTGAAAACTTTTCAAGTTATTGCTTTTTTTCTCCTGATTAGTGCTAATCAGTTGTTTCTTCAAAACCCGGACACTCTTTGGCTAAAGCATTACGGCGGGCCGCTGGGCGATTACGGAAATTCAATAGCACTGACGAATGACGGAGGTTTCGTTCTGGCAGGTTTTACTTTTTCTTATACTCCGAGTTTTTGTGACGCCTGGATTCTGAGGTTCGACAGTTCAGGAGAATTGTCATGGGACTCGACCTACGGCTACGAATCCTACGATTACCCTGACGACATAATCCAGACATTTGACGGTGGATTCGCATTCGCTGGGACAAGCTGTCCGCCGGCAAATTATTACGGTGATTTCTACATTGCAAAAATTTCCGGCGATGGCAACTTTCTCTGGGATCTTAGAATCGGCGACAGCCAGTGGGAGGAAGGCGCATCAGCTCTCCTTGAAACTCAGGACAGCGAAATTGTAGCGGTTGGATTTACGTATTTTCAGACAGCGGGATTGTGCGACGCCTGGCTCGTCAGGATCGACAATGACGGCAACCTTCTCTGGGACTCCACTTACGGCGGATCAGGTTCGGAACTGCCGACTTGCATGGTTCAGAGCAACAGCGGAGATTTCGTAATTGCGGGACACAAGAAGCTGACAAGTTCATCCAATTCTATGGGTTGGTTTCTAATCATTGACCGGTACGGTGTCGTAACACACGAAAAAACATTTCCGGGAGCCCAAAGCGCCTGGTTTGAAAACATAACCAGGACTCAAGACGGCTGTTACATTCTGGCCGGGACAATGGTTTCATCCACCAACGGCAAATTCGACGGATGGATAGTAAAAGTTGACTCTCAGGGCAACGAGATGTGGAGCAAAGTACTGGGCGGTCCGGAGAGCGACGACTTCTGGAGCGTTGAAGAACTGCCCGGCGGCGATCTTCTTTTGACGGGGACCACATCTTCTTATCCTGCGAATTCAGCCGACGTCTGGATCGTCAGGACTGACAGCGCGGGAAATCAGATTTGGTCCTATTCCTTCGGAGGCG
It encodes the following:
- a CDS encoding T9SS type A sorting domain-containing protein; protein product: MKTFQVIAFFLLISANQLFLQNPDTLWLKHYGGPLGDYGNSIALTNDGGFVLAGFTFSYTPSFCDAWILRFDSSGELSWDSTYGYESYDYPDDIIQTFDGGFAFAGTSCPPANYYGDFYIAKISGDGNFLWDLRIGDSQWEEGASALLETQDSEIVAVGFTYFQTAGLCDAWLVRIDNDGNLLWDSTYGGSGSELPTCMVQSNSGDFVIAGHKKLTSSSNSMGWFLIIDRYGVVTHEKTFPGAQSAWFENITRTQDGCYILAGTMVSSTNGKFDGWIVKVDSQGNEMWSKVLGGPESDDFWSVEELPGGDLLLTGTTSSYPANSADVWIVRTDSAGNQIWSYSFGGAEIDEGHDIKAVTSSIFLVTGSSETFCNGISDLIVAKITDAVTIVEENPLHVFSPEFLTVSPNPFRGSAQIEFFLRNEDEVQVSVLDLSGRIVKIISDCTLGSGSLYFSWDGTDETGMPVHSGIYFLNVMTEESAVSEELILIR